The Falco rusticolus isolate bFalRus1 chromosome 5, bFalRus1.pri, whole genome shotgun sequence genome has a segment encoding these proteins:
- the CFAP94 gene encoding dynein intermediate chain CFAP94, axonemal isoform X4: MSLWREDQNEDIQLVMEKGEQVLNLIEKLQFLLLDTPSNEITEKETAQYQESILKLQNLLHQKYNGATEHLLKTANMYEDSETGNMQAVIKDKNVTFCIWANLKKKVRCKNHIFCGAQHGFDLPESLAVSNVAVRILHTQYDHVSPLWLQCQSVPKLEVLDSRKLTQHSKDNVEGSEEEEKQAREEPNMSTEEETCTDGRKSAISFKENSSSIADINETKEEMEKKSEISDVSSQVQDPLMQEEANEKEEVVTDENIIDLQQFVLVGGVYHIDALQLPPQVKQIKDWSMVEVLDVGLELYPYPSEDTEDATHPPIQIILRLPDNVMYFEDPVIGRWDSTGQQWRTDGISNITYKTQEKIATFEMHAFYTIALFQGAHLNMPYQAWELQPTGIDEALLAVITAFATIQIQIKGNQCMLSSVVVEEKDVLSHLTGKWTSPLDLRAVLKKAGVNIFPEEFSHKYVPVNKKAALAEAGAYRQMALVAPAFAFAWSKWNLEAGEEQVVFKVSEHLKADSVKDWSLYMFNGQKAQKLKITETSEAFSEELEEDSEFHSTLYHMLKDFASEAAIDRVERASFLFIDVVYQLLLATRVLTYS; the protein is encoded by the exons atGAGCTTATGGCGTGAAGATCAAAATGAGGACATTCAACTTGTGATGGAGAAGGGGGAACAGGTGCTAAAT TTAATTGAGAAGTTGCAGTTTCTTTTATTGGACACACCATCAAATGagataacagaaaaagaaacagctcagTACCAGGAATCTATTCTGAAATTGCAGAATCTGCTTCATCAGAAGTACAATGGAGCTACAGAGCACCTGCTTAAA acagCTAATATGTATGAAGATTCTGAAACTGGAAATATGCAGGCAGTCATAAAGGATAAGAATGTTACTTTCTGTATATGGGCCAATCTGAAGAAGAAAGTAAG GTGCAAAAATCACATCTTTTGTGGTGCACAGCATGGATTTGATCTTCCAGAGTCACTGGCTGTGAGCAATGTTGCTGTTCGCATATTGCATACTCAGTATGATCACGTATCTCCACTTTGGCTGCAGTGTCAGAGTGTGCCAAAATTGGAAGTCTTAGATAGCAGAAAGTTAACTCAGCATTCAAAAGACAATGTAGAAGGAtcagaagaagaggaaaagcaagccAGGGAAGAGCCCAACATGTCCACTGAAGAAGAAACGTGTACCGATGGGAGAAAG AGTGCTATCtcattcaaagaaaacagcagtagcATAGCTGATATAAATGAGACAAAGgaggaaatggagaagaaatcagaaatctCAGACGTATCATCACAAG TTCAGGATCCACTGATGCAGGAAgaggcaaatgaaaaagaagaggtgGTAACTGATGAAAACATCATTGATTTGCAACAGTTTGTGCTGGTGGGTGGTGTGTACCATATCGATGCACTGCAGCTTCCACCTCAGGTCAAACAAATCAAGGACTGGAGTATGGTGGAG GTACTTGATGTTGGATTGGAACTATACCCATATCCCTCAGAAGACACTGAAGATGCCACACATCCACCAATACAGATAATCCTTAGACTTCCTGACAATGTGATGTATTTTGAAGATCCTGTGATAGGCCGATGGGATTCTACAG GCCAACAGTGGAGAACTGATGGCATCAGCAACATAACTtataaaacacaagaaaagatCGCCACCTTTGAGATGCATGCCTTTTATACAATAGCACTTTTCCAGGGTGCTCATCTCAACATGCCATATCAAGCATGGGAATTGCAACCTACTGGTATAGATGAAGCACTACTTGCAGTTATTACAGCCTTTGCAACGattcaaatacaaattaag GGTAATCAGTGTATGTTGTCTTCAGTAGTGGTGGAAGAGAAGGATGTGCTTTCCCACCTCACAGGAAAATGGACAAGTCCACTTGACCTAagagcagttttgaaaaaagcTGGTGTGAACATTTTCCCAGAAGAGTTTTCTCACAAGTATGTCCCTGTGAACAAGAAG GCTGCCCTAGCAGAAGCTGGAGCCTATCGGCAGATGGCACTGGTTGCACCtgcttttgcctttgcctgGAGCAAGTGGAATCTAGAAGCTGGTGAAGAGCAAGTAGTGTTCAAG GTAAGTGAGCATCTTAAAGCAGATTCTGTCAAAGACTGGTCTCTTTATATGTTTAATGGtcagaaagcacaaaagctCAAGATCACTGAAACCAGTGAAGCTTTTTCAGAGGAGTTAGAAGAAGATTCTGAATTTCACTCCACACTCTACCATATGCTTAAGGACTTTGCCAGCGAAGCAGCAATTGATAGAGTGGAAAGAGCTAGCTTTCTGTTTATTGATGTTGTATATCAGCTACTCCTTGCTACAAGAGTTTTAACATACTCTTAA
- the CFAP94 gene encoding dynein intermediate chain CFAP94, axonemal isoform X1, whose product MGPKKKKKSSGKKKVSKAERLRLQKEEEERRLRDEEEAQFRAQQEEAARLEKERIEKEQMEKLEAKNQKRSESELAELHSLEQKFFSAQQWKTDYRAYAKWEHYLSCDGSPDPTVLQEINTFMSLWREDQNEDIQLVMEKGEQVLNLIEKLQFLLLDTPSNEITEKETAQYQESILKLQNLLHQKYNGATEHLLKTANMYEDSETGNMQAVIKDKNVTFCIWANLKKKVRCKNHIFCGAQHGFDLPESLAVSNVAVRILHTQYDHVSPLWLQCQSVPKLEVLDSRKLTQHSKDNVEGSEEEEKQAREEPNMSTEEETCTDGRKSAISFKENSSSIADINETKEEMEKKSEISDVSSQVQDPLMQEEANEKEEVVTDENIIDLQQFVLVGGVYHIDALQLPPQVKQIKDWSMVEVLDVGLELYPYPSEDTEDATHPPIQIILRLPDNVMYFEDPVIGRWDSTGQQWRTDGISNITYKTQEKIATFEMHAFYTIALFQGAHLNMPYQAWELQPTGIDEALLAVITAFATIQIQIKGNQCMLSSVVVEEKDVLSHLTGKWTSPLDLRAVLKKAGVNIFPEEFSHKYVPVNKKAALAEAGAYRQMALVAPAFAFAWSKWNLEAGEEQVVFKVSEHLKADSVKDWSLYMFNGQKAQKLKITETSEAFSEELEEDSEFHSTLYHMLKDFASEAAIDRVERASFLFIDVVYQLLLATRVLTYS is encoded by the exons ATG GGtccaaaaaagaagaaaaag TCCAGTGGCAAAAAGAAAGTTAGCAAAGCTGAACGACTGAGATtacagaaagaagaagaagaaaggaggctGAGAGACGAAG AGGAAGCCCAATTTCGAGCTCAAcaagaagaagcagcaagacttgaaaaggagagaattgaaaaagaacagatggAAAAGCTTGAGGCAAAA AATCAAAAACGAAGTGAGTCTGAACTAGCAGAACTTCATTCACTGGAACAGAAGTTTTTCTCTGCACAGCAGTGGAAAACGGATTATAGAGCATATGCAAAG TGGGAGCATTACCTCAGTTGTGATGGAAGTCCTGACCCAACTGTACTGcaggaaataaatactttcatGAGCTTATGGCGTGAAGATCAAAATGAGGACATTCAACTTGTGATGGAGAAGGGGGAACAGGTGCTAAAT TTAATTGAGAAGTTGCAGTTTCTTTTATTGGACACACCATCAAATGagataacagaaaaagaaacagctcagTACCAGGAATCTATTCTGAAATTGCAGAATCTGCTTCATCAGAAGTACAATGGAGCTACAGAGCACCTGCTTAAA acagCTAATATGTATGAAGATTCTGAAACTGGAAATATGCAGGCAGTCATAAAGGATAAGAATGTTACTTTCTGTATATGGGCCAATCTGAAGAAGAAAGTAAG GTGCAAAAATCACATCTTTTGTGGTGCACAGCATGGATTTGATCTTCCAGAGTCACTGGCTGTGAGCAATGTTGCTGTTCGCATATTGCATACTCAGTATGATCACGTATCTCCACTTTGGCTGCAGTGTCAGAGTGTGCCAAAATTGGAAGTCTTAGATAGCAGAAAGTTAACTCAGCATTCAAAAGACAATGTAGAAGGAtcagaagaagaggaaaagcaagccAGGGAAGAGCCCAACATGTCCACTGAAGAAGAAACGTGTACCGATGGGAGAAAG AGTGCTATCtcattcaaagaaaacagcagtagcATAGCTGATATAAATGAGACAAAGgaggaaatggagaagaaatcagaaatctCAGACGTATCATCACAAG TTCAGGATCCACTGATGCAGGAAgaggcaaatgaaaaagaagaggtgGTAACTGATGAAAACATCATTGATTTGCAACAGTTTGTGCTGGTGGGTGGTGTGTACCATATCGATGCACTGCAGCTTCCACCTCAGGTCAAACAAATCAAGGACTGGAGTATGGTGGAG GTACTTGATGTTGGATTGGAACTATACCCATATCCCTCAGAAGACACTGAAGATGCCACACATCCACCAATACAGATAATCCTTAGACTTCCTGACAATGTGATGTATTTTGAAGATCCTGTGATAGGCCGATGGGATTCTACAG GCCAACAGTGGAGAACTGATGGCATCAGCAACATAACTtataaaacacaagaaaagatCGCCACCTTTGAGATGCATGCCTTTTATACAATAGCACTTTTCCAGGGTGCTCATCTCAACATGCCATATCAAGCATGGGAATTGCAACCTACTGGTATAGATGAAGCACTACTTGCAGTTATTACAGCCTTTGCAACGattcaaatacaaattaag GGTAATCAGTGTATGTTGTCTTCAGTAGTGGTGGAAGAGAAGGATGTGCTTTCCCACCTCACAGGAAAATGGACAAGTCCACTTGACCTAagagcagttttgaaaaaagcTGGTGTGAACATTTTCCCAGAAGAGTTTTCTCACAAGTATGTCCCTGTGAACAAGAAG GCTGCCCTAGCAGAAGCTGGAGCCTATCGGCAGATGGCACTGGTTGCACCtgcttttgcctttgcctgGAGCAAGTGGAATCTAGAAGCTGGTGAAGAGCAAGTAGTGTTCAAG GTAAGTGAGCATCTTAAAGCAGATTCTGTCAAAGACTGGTCTCTTTATATGTTTAATGGtcagaaagcacaaaagctCAAGATCACTGAAACCAGTGAAGCTTTTTCAGAGGAGTTAGAAGAAGATTCTGAATTTCACTCCACACTCTACCATATGCTTAAGGACTTTGCCAGCGAAGCAGCAATTGATAGAGTGGAAAGAGCTAGCTTTCTGTTTATTGATGTTGTATATCAGCTACTCCTTGCTACAAGAGTTTTAACATACTCTTAA
- the CFAP94 gene encoding dynein intermediate chain CFAP94, axonemal isoform X2 encodes MCNIQSSGKKKVSKAERLRLQKEEEERRLRDEEEAQFRAQQEEAARLEKERIEKEQMEKLEAKNQKRSESELAELHSLEQKFFSAQQWKTDYRAYAKWEHYLSCDGSPDPTVLQEINTFMSLWREDQNEDIQLVMEKGEQVLNLIEKLQFLLLDTPSNEITEKETAQYQESILKLQNLLHQKYNGATEHLLKTANMYEDSETGNMQAVIKDKNVTFCIWANLKKKVRCKNHIFCGAQHGFDLPESLAVSNVAVRILHTQYDHVSPLWLQCQSVPKLEVLDSRKLTQHSKDNVEGSEEEEKQAREEPNMSTEEETCTDGRKSAISFKENSSSIADINETKEEMEKKSEISDVSSQVQDPLMQEEANEKEEVVTDENIIDLQQFVLVGGVYHIDALQLPPQVKQIKDWSMVEVLDVGLELYPYPSEDTEDATHPPIQIILRLPDNVMYFEDPVIGRWDSTGQQWRTDGISNITYKTQEKIATFEMHAFYTIALFQGAHLNMPYQAWELQPTGIDEALLAVITAFATIQIQIKGNQCMLSSVVVEEKDVLSHLTGKWTSPLDLRAVLKKAGVNIFPEEFSHKYVPVNKKAALAEAGAYRQMALVAPAFAFAWSKWNLEAGEEQVVFKVSEHLKADSVKDWSLYMFNGQKAQKLKITETSEAFSEELEEDSEFHSTLYHMLKDFASEAAIDRVERASFLFIDVVYQLLLATRVLTYS; translated from the exons ATGTGCAACATCCAG TCCAGTGGCAAAAAGAAAGTTAGCAAAGCTGAACGACTGAGATtacagaaagaagaagaagaaaggaggctGAGAGACGAAG AGGAAGCCCAATTTCGAGCTCAAcaagaagaagcagcaagacttgaaaaggagagaattgaaaaagaacagatggAAAAGCTTGAGGCAAAA AATCAAAAACGAAGTGAGTCTGAACTAGCAGAACTTCATTCACTGGAACAGAAGTTTTTCTCTGCACAGCAGTGGAAAACGGATTATAGAGCATATGCAAAG TGGGAGCATTACCTCAGTTGTGATGGAAGTCCTGACCCAACTGTACTGcaggaaataaatactttcatGAGCTTATGGCGTGAAGATCAAAATGAGGACATTCAACTTGTGATGGAGAAGGGGGAACAGGTGCTAAAT TTAATTGAGAAGTTGCAGTTTCTTTTATTGGACACACCATCAAATGagataacagaaaaagaaacagctcagTACCAGGAATCTATTCTGAAATTGCAGAATCTGCTTCATCAGAAGTACAATGGAGCTACAGAGCACCTGCTTAAA acagCTAATATGTATGAAGATTCTGAAACTGGAAATATGCAGGCAGTCATAAAGGATAAGAATGTTACTTTCTGTATATGGGCCAATCTGAAGAAGAAAGTAAG GTGCAAAAATCACATCTTTTGTGGTGCACAGCATGGATTTGATCTTCCAGAGTCACTGGCTGTGAGCAATGTTGCTGTTCGCATATTGCATACTCAGTATGATCACGTATCTCCACTTTGGCTGCAGTGTCAGAGTGTGCCAAAATTGGAAGTCTTAGATAGCAGAAAGTTAACTCAGCATTCAAAAGACAATGTAGAAGGAtcagaagaagaggaaaagcaagccAGGGAAGAGCCCAACATGTCCACTGAAGAAGAAACGTGTACCGATGGGAGAAAG AGTGCTATCtcattcaaagaaaacagcagtagcATAGCTGATATAAATGAGACAAAGgaggaaatggagaagaaatcagaaatctCAGACGTATCATCACAAG TTCAGGATCCACTGATGCAGGAAgaggcaaatgaaaaagaagaggtgGTAACTGATGAAAACATCATTGATTTGCAACAGTTTGTGCTGGTGGGTGGTGTGTACCATATCGATGCACTGCAGCTTCCACCTCAGGTCAAACAAATCAAGGACTGGAGTATGGTGGAG GTACTTGATGTTGGATTGGAACTATACCCATATCCCTCAGAAGACACTGAAGATGCCACACATCCACCAATACAGATAATCCTTAGACTTCCTGACAATGTGATGTATTTTGAAGATCCTGTGATAGGCCGATGGGATTCTACAG GCCAACAGTGGAGAACTGATGGCATCAGCAACATAACTtataaaacacaagaaaagatCGCCACCTTTGAGATGCATGCCTTTTATACAATAGCACTTTTCCAGGGTGCTCATCTCAACATGCCATATCAAGCATGGGAATTGCAACCTACTGGTATAGATGAAGCACTACTTGCAGTTATTACAGCCTTTGCAACGattcaaatacaaattaag GGTAATCAGTGTATGTTGTCTTCAGTAGTGGTGGAAGAGAAGGATGTGCTTTCCCACCTCACAGGAAAATGGACAAGTCCACTTGACCTAagagcagttttgaaaaaagcTGGTGTGAACATTTTCCCAGAAGAGTTTTCTCACAAGTATGTCCCTGTGAACAAGAAG GCTGCCCTAGCAGAAGCTGGAGCCTATCGGCAGATGGCACTGGTTGCACCtgcttttgcctttgcctgGAGCAAGTGGAATCTAGAAGCTGGTGAAGAGCAAGTAGTGTTCAAG GTAAGTGAGCATCTTAAAGCAGATTCTGTCAAAGACTGGTCTCTTTATATGTTTAATGGtcagaaagcacaaaagctCAAGATCACTGAAACCAGTGAAGCTTTTTCAGAGGAGTTAGAAGAAGATTCTGAATTTCACTCCACACTCTACCATATGCTTAAGGACTTTGCCAGCGAAGCAGCAATTGATAGAGTGGAAAGAGCTAGCTTTCTGTTTATTGATGTTGTATATCAGCTACTCCTTGCTACAAGAGTTTTAACATACTCTTAA
- the CFAP94 gene encoding dynein intermediate chain CFAP94, axonemal isoform X3 has translation MEKLEAKNQKRSESELAELHSLEQKFFSAQQWKTDYRAYAKWEHYLSCDGSPDPTVLQEINTFMSLWREDQNEDIQLVMEKGEQVLNLIEKLQFLLLDTPSNEITEKETAQYQESILKLQNLLHQKYNGATEHLLKTANMYEDSETGNMQAVIKDKNVTFCIWANLKKKVRCKNHIFCGAQHGFDLPESLAVSNVAVRILHTQYDHVSPLWLQCQSVPKLEVLDSRKLTQHSKDNVEGSEEEEKQAREEPNMSTEEETCTDGRKSAISFKENSSSIADINETKEEMEKKSEISDVSSQVQDPLMQEEANEKEEVVTDENIIDLQQFVLVGGVYHIDALQLPPQVKQIKDWSMVEVLDVGLELYPYPSEDTEDATHPPIQIILRLPDNVMYFEDPVIGRWDSTGQQWRTDGISNITYKTQEKIATFEMHAFYTIALFQGAHLNMPYQAWELQPTGIDEALLAVITAFATIQIQIKGNQCMLSSVVVEEKDVLSHLTGKWTSPLDLRAVLKKAGVNIFPEEFSHKYVPVNKKAALAEAGAYRQMALVAPAFAFAWSKWNLEAGEEQVVFKVSEHLKADSVKDWSLYMFNGQKAQKLKITETSEAFSEELEEDSEFHSTLYHMLKDFASEAAIDRVERASFLFIDVVYQLLLATRVLTYS, from the exons atggAAAAGCTTGAGGCAAAA AATCAAAAACGAAGTGAGTCTGAACTAGCAGAACTTCATTCACTGGAACAGAAGTTTTTCTCTGCACAGCAGTGGAAAACGGATTATAGAGCATATGCAAAG TGGGAGCATTACCTCAGTTGTGATGGAAGTCCTGACCCAACTGTACTGcaggaaataaatactttcatGAGCTTATGGCGTGAAGATCAAAATGAGGACATTCAACTTGTGATGGAGAAGGGGGAACAGGTGCTAAAT TTAATTGAGAAGTTGCAGTTTCTTTTATTGGACACACCATCAAATGagataacagaaaaagaaacagctcagTACCAGGAATCTATTCTGAAATTGCAGAATCTGCTTCATCAGAAGTACAATGGAGCTACAGAGCACCTGCTTAAA acagCTAATATGTATGAAGATTCTGAAACTGGAAATATGCAGGCAGTCATAAAGGATAAGAATGTTACTTTCTGTATATGGGCCAATCTGAAGAAGAAAGTAAG GTGCAAAAATCACATCTTTTGTGGTGCACAGCATGGATTTGATCTTCCAGAGTCACTGGCTGTGAGCAATGTTGCTGTTCGCATATTGCATACTCAGTATGATCACGTATCTCCACTTTGGCTGCAGTGTCAGAGTGTGCCAAAATTGGAAGTCTTAGATAGCAGAAAGTTAACTCAGCATTCAAAAGACAATGTAGAAGGAtcagaagaagaggaaaagcaagccAGGGAAGAGCCCAACATGTCCACTGAAGAAGAAACGTGTACCGATGGGAGAAAG AGTGCTATCtcattcaaagaaaacagcagtagcATAGCTGATATAAATGAGACAAAGgaggaaatggagaagaaatcagaaatctCAGACGTATCATCACAAG TTCAGGATCCACTGATGCAGGAAgaggcaaatgaaaaagaagaggtgGTAACTGATGAAAACATCATTGATTTGCAACAGTTTGTGCTGGTGGGTGGTGTGTACCATATCGATGCACTGCAGCTTCCACCTCAGGTCAAACAAATCAAGGACTGGAGTATGGTGGAG GTACTTGATGTTGGATTGGAACTATACCCATATCCCTCAGAAGACACTGAAGATGCCACACATCCACCAATACAGATAATCCTTAGACTTCCTGACAATGTGATGTATTTTGAAGATCCTGTGATAGGCCGATGGGATTCTACAG GCCAACAGTGGAGAACTGATGGCATCAGCAACATAACTtataaaacacaagaaaagatCGCCACCTTTGAGATGCATGCCTTTTATACAATAGCACTTTTCCAGGGTGCTCATCTCAACATGCCATATCAAGCATGGGAATTGCAACCTACTGGTATAGATGAAGCACTACTTGCAGTTATTACAGCCTTTGCAACGattcaaatacaaattaag GGTAATCAGTGTATGTTGTCTTCAGTAGTGGTGGAAGAGAAGGATGTGCTTTCCCACCTCACAGGAAAATGGACAAGTCCACTTGACCTAagagcagttttgaaaaaagcTGGTGTGAACATTTTCCCAGAAGAGTTTTCTCACAAGTATGTCCCTGTGAACAAGAAG GCTGCCCTAGCAGAAGCTGGAGCCTATCGGCAGATGGCACTGGTTGCACCtgcttttgcctttgcctgGAGCAAGTGGAATCTAGAAGCTGGTGAAGAGCAAGTAGTGTTCAAG GTAAGTGAGCATCTTAAAGCAGATTCTGTCAAAGACTGGTCTCTTTATATGTTTAATGGtcagaaagcacaaaagctCAAGATCACTGAAACCAGTGAAGCTTTTTCAGAGGAGTTAGAAGAAGATTCTGAATTTCACTCCACACTCTACCATATGCTTAAGGACTTTGCCAGCGAAGCAGCAATTGATAGAGTGGAAAGAGCTAGCTTTCTGTTTATTGATGTTGTATATCAGCTACTCCTTGCTACAAGAGTTTTAACATACTCTTAA
- the CFAP94 gene encoding dynein intermediate chain CFAP94, axonemal isoform X5 produces the protein MGPKKKKKSSGKKKVSKAERLRLQKEEEERRLRDEEEAQFRAQQEEAARLEKERIEKEQMEKLEAKNQKRSESELAELHSLEQKFFSAQQWKTDYRAYAKWEHYLSCDGSPDPTVLQEINTFMSLWREDQNEDIQLVMEKGEQVLNLIEKLQFLLLDTPSNEITEKETAQYQESILKLQNLLHQKYNGATEHLLKTANMYEDSETGNMQAVIKDKNVTFCIWANLKKKVRCKNHIFCGAQHGFDLPESLAVSNVAVRILHTQYDHVSPLWLQCQSVPKLEVLDSRKLTQHSKDNVEGSEEEEKQAREEPNMSTEEETCTDGRKSAISFKENSSSIADINETKEEMEKKSEISDVSSQVQDPLMQEEANEKEEVVTDENIIDLQQFVLVGGVYHIDALQLPPQVKQIKDWSMVEVLDVGLELYPYPSEDTEDATHPPIQIILRLPDNVMYFEDPVIGRWDSTGQQWRTDGISNITYKTQEKIATFEMHAFYTIALFQGAHLNMPYQAWELQPTGIDEALLAVITAFATIQIQIKWWKRRMCFPTSQENGQVHLT, from the exons ATG GGtccaaaaaagaagaaaaag TCCAGTGGCAAAAAGAAAGTTAGCAAAGCTGAACGACTGAGATtacagaaagaagaagaagaaaggaggctGAGAGACGAAG AGGAAGCCCAATTTCGAGCTCAAcaagaagaagcagcaagacttgaaaaggagagaattgaaaaagaacagatggAAAAGCTTGAGGCAAAA AATCAAAAACGAAGTGAGTCTGAACTAGCAGAACTTCATTCACTGGAACAGAAGTTTTTCTCTGCACAGCAGTGGAAAACGGATTATAGAGCATATGCAAAG TGGGAGCATTACCTCAGTTGTGATGGAAGTCCTGACCCAACTGTACTGcaggaaataaatactttcatGAGCTTATGGCGTGAAGATCAAAATGAGGACATTCAACTTGTGATGGAGAAGGGGGAACAGGTGCTAAAT TTAATTGAGAAGTTGCAGTTTCTTTTATTGGACACACCATCAAATGagataacagaaaaagaaacagctcagTACCAGGAATCTATTCTGAAATTGCAGAATCTGCTTCATCAGAAGTACAATGGAGCTACAGAGCACCTGCTTAAA acagCTAATATGTATGAAGATTCTGAAACTGGAAATATGCAGGCAGTCATAAAGGATAAGAATGTTACTTTCTGTATATGGGCCAATCTGAAGAAGAAAGTAAG GTGCAAAAATCACATCTTTTGTGGTGCACAGCATGGATTTGATCTTCCAGAGTCACTGGCTGTGAGCAATGTTGCTGTTCGCATATTGCATACTCAGTATGATCACGTATCTCCACTTTGGCTGCAGTGTCAGAGTGTGCCAAAATTGGAAGTCTTAGATAGCAGAAAGTTAACTCAGCATTCAAAAGACAATGTAGAAGGAtcagaagaagaggaaaagcaagccAGGGAAGAGCCCAACATGTCCACTGAAGAAGAAACGTGTACCGATGGGAGAAAG AGTGCTATCtcattcaaagaaaacagcagtagcATAGCTGATATAAATGAGACAAAGgaggaaatggagaagaaatcagaaatctCAGACGTATCATCACAAG TTCAGGATCCACTGATGCAGGAAgaggcaaatgaaaaagaagaggtgGTAACTGATGAAAACATCATTGATTTGCAACAGTTTGTGCTGGTGGGTGGTGTGTACCATATCGATGCACTGCAGCTTCCACCTCAGGTCAAACAAATCAAGGACTGGAGTATGGTGGAG GTACTTGATGTTGGATTGGAACTATACCCATATCCCTCAGAAGACACTGAAGATGCCACACATCCACCAATACAGATAATCCTTAGACTTCCTGACAATGTGATGTATTTTGAAGATCCTGTGATAGGCCGATGGGATTCTACAG GCCAACAGTGGAGAACTGATGGCATCAGCAACATAACTtataaaacacaagaaaagatCGCCACCTTTGAGATGCATGCCTTTTATACAATAGCACTTTTCCAGGGTGCTCATCTCAACATGCCATATCAAGCATGGGAATTGCAACCTACTGGTATAGATGAAGCACTACTTGCAGTTATTACAGCCTTTGCAACGattcaaatacaaattaag TGGTGGAAGAGAAGGATGTGCTTTCCCACCTCACAGGAAAATGGACAAGTCCACTTGACCTAa
- the ETFRF1 gene encoding electron transfer flavoprotein regulatory factor 1: MANSLRGEVLNLYKNLLYLGREYPKGGDYFRSRLKAAFLKNKDVKDPEKIKELIARGEFVMKELEALYFLRKYRALKQRYYSDDNQ, encoded by the exons ATGGCCAATTCTTTAAGAGGTGAAGTGCTGAATCTATACAAAAAT ctgCTGTACCTTGGAAGGGAGTATCCCAAAGGAGGAGACTACTTTAGAAGCCgtttgaaagcagcttttctaaAAAACAAAGATGTGAAAGATCCTGAAAAAATTAAGGAACTGATTGCACGAGGAGAATTTGTTATGAAAGAGTTGGAGGCTTTGTACTTTctcagaaaatacagagctCTGAAACAGCGCTACTACAGTGATGACAATCAGTAA